A genomic stretch from Cloacibacterium caeni includes:
- a CDS encoding GLPGLI family protein yields MKTNFIALVLIIVFNNYSIAQTHRFIYDVVYKKDSTSNITTKENYILDIGTKETKYYTYDFFVADSLITNNIPFPKEMKLNTSDIIVHKNNNNEFFQYDLLENTVLQLQTNDTQKWNLSQEKKNVKNLSLQKAITTWGGRNWTAWFAEEIPFQEGPYKFHGLPGLIVEIYDDKKNYHFELVRSEKIKEEENQFIEMSEKLGIPITWEKYKTAKLKYYESPVNFIKNSAENSEQLYLNDGTIVNSKNSKEIDEQLKNSIRKYNNPIELDKVIAYPK; encoded by the coding sequence ATGAAAACTAATTTTATTGCTTTGGTTTTAATTATTGTGTTCAATAATTATTCAATAGCACAAACACACCGCTTTATTTATGATGTGGTTTACAAAAAAGACTCTACTTCCAACATAACAACGAAAGAGAATTATATTCTTGACATCGGAACAAAGGAAACAAAATATTATACGTATGATTTTTTTGTGGCAGATTCTCTAATTACCAATAATATTCCTTTTCCGAAAGAGATGAAACTCAATACTTCGGATATTATCGTTCATAAAAATAACAACAATGAGTTTTTTCAATATGATTTATTAGAAAATACGGTTTTGCAACTTCAAACAAATGATACTCAAAAATGGAATTTATCTCAAGAAAAGAAAAATGTCAAAAATTTAAGTTTGCAAAAAGCAATAACAACTTGGGGCGGAAGAAATTGGACAGCTTGGTTTGCTGAAGAAATTCCGTTTCAAGAGGGACCATATAAATTTCACGGTTTACCCGGACTGATTGTTGAAATTTATGATGACAAGAAGAATTATCATTTTGAATTAGTAAGATCAGAAAAAATAAAAGAAGAAGAAAACCAATTTATCGAAATGTCTGAAAAATTGGGTATTCCTATAACTTGGGAAAAATATAAAACAGCAAAACTCAAATATTATGAATCACCAGTAAATTTTATTAAAAATAGTGCAGAAAACTCAGAGCAATTATATTTGAATGATGGAACTATTGTAAATTCTAAAAACAGTAAAGAAATTGATGAACAGCTAAAGAATTCTATCCGTAAATATAATAATCCGATAGAATTAGATAAAGTAATTGCTTATCCAAAATAA
- a CDS encoding peptidase associated/transthyretin-like domain-containing protein, which yields MKRKIILLFLFYSSIFLAQKTQIVDAETSQPIPNARIISEGNIYYTNDEGYSLLKNSKNLEISASGYETLKGNDFKPILKLKPIYKEIDEVKIVSIDFQKILKDVANNYSDIYYNKPIIYNVTIKQKSHENNDLKLLMIADGKFWSRDGEYNAKDAFNDKFDRFVQIQIDDLRFLKSKPSKNKVREKKPEISHDNIGDMFLSYELWRTYGLSKIKNAKKSGRLVYENGDEQEISYSIKSDSSLIYTGKFIYNKKDRAITHFELDFIQNKFEPRKLKDENGNIFFRQLGDGIIMFDYYKKDGKYFPSKISFKTQGFKTITDTETFEYSSEREIIFKNFQETDKKGLENPVKINQAYWNNLKISDDKGEIILTKEEQEFINEK from the coding sequence ATGAAAAGAAAAATTATTCTTTTGTTTCTTTTTTACAGTTCTATTTTCTTGGCTCAAAAAACACAAATTGTGGACGCTGAAACTTCTCAACCGATTCCTAATGCACGGATTATCTCGGAAGGAAATATTTATTATACAAATGATGAAGGATATAGCCTGCTAAAAAATTCCAAGAATTTGGAAATCTCTGCTTCAGGATATGAAACATTAAAAGGAAATGATTTTAAACCAATTTTAAAATTAAAACCGATTTACAAAGAAATTGACGAAGTAAAAATTGTTTCAATTGATTTTCAAAAGATTCTAAAAGACGTTGCAAACAATTATTCCGATATCTATTATAATAAACCCATCATTTATAATGTAACGATTAAGCAAAAATCGCACGAAAATAATGATTTAAAACTTTTAATGATTGCCGATGGAAAGTTCTGGAGTAGAGATGGAGAATATAATGCAAAAGATGCTTTTAATGATAAATTTGATAGGTTTGTTCAAATACAAATTGATGACTTACGCTTCTTAAAATCAAAACCTTCCAAAAATAAAGTAAGAGAAAAAAAACCGGAAATTTCACACGATAATATTGGTGATATGTTTTTGAGTTATGAATTATGGAGAACTTACGGACTTTCTAAAATCAAGAATGCCAAAAAAAGCGGAAGATTGGTGTATGAAAATGGTGATGAACAAGAAATATCTTATTCAATAAAATCTGATTCGTCCCTAATATACACAGGGAAATTTATTTATAACAAAAAAGATAGAGCAATTACCCATTTTGAATTGGATTTTATTCAAAACAAATTCGAACCGAGAAAACTGAAAGATGAAAATGGAAATATATTTTTCAGACAATTAGGTGACGGAATTATTATGTTTGATTATTACAAAAAGGATGGGAAATATTTCCCTTCCAAAATATCTTTCAAAACTCAAGGTTTCAAGACAATAACCGATACCGAAACTTTTGAATACAGTTCAGAAAGAGAAATTATTTTTAAAAACTTTCAAGAAACAGACAAAAAAGGTTTGGAAAATCCTGTGAAAATAAACCAAGCATATTGGAATAATTTAAAAATAAGTGATGACAAAGGGGAAATTATTTTGACTAAAGAAGAACAAGAATTTATTAATGAAAAATAG